One Amycolatopsis thermophila DNA segment encodes these proteins:
- a CDS encoding serine/threonine-protein kinase: MVAGRYRLRSVLGSGSMGTVWSAYDEFLHRPVAVKEILLPPGVTAGQADELRERTLREARAIAVLSHPNVITLHDVARQDGEPFVVMELLPSHSLAELIREHGPLSVEQAAAVGDAVAAALGAAHNAGITHRDVKPGNVLVAEDGRIKLTDFGIARNVSDASMTRTGMTLGSPAYIAPEVASGKTVTPAADLWGLGATLFCAVEGHPPYDADGDPLETIGKVVKGEVPRPSPGPLAPLISALMAKEPRDRMPLRQVRRELYPILAKAPRVLFGPEMFAAASGTREEATDTREISARPAPHEDVAEASGELAPDPGPLPFAAESSAELAADPGPLPFGPVRPGGTPSSAPGPLPSAVVRTAGSGTVAAGPVAPDAPASGRSTAATVTLVVVSIVVFLAAAFGGFVAARVIGGQPVAPPSREETTAPSVPQPTVFERRTGEASSVKGAQDGTFTVDVPADWTRFTSSQAGDGLPLSTLVQFVSADGSQMLAVNHFPKYFPGNDLDDYVKALENSRSGGEFRMVSQAKLAAEDGLALMYRTIDRAPSGSVSRTTYAKVVRRDSSLWVVSVTVPTEQEETAKTALYDRILPTFTATG, from the coding sequence GTGGTGGCCGGGAGGTACCGGTTGCGCTCCGTGCTGGGTTCCGGCTCGATGGGCACGGTCTGGTCGGCCTACGACGAGTTCCTGCACCGCCCGGTCGCGGTCAAGGAGATCCTGCTGCCGCCCGGGGTGACCGCCGGGCAGGCCGACGAGCTCCGGGAGCGGACGCTGCGCGAGGCCCGCGCGATCGCCGTGCTGTCTCACCCGAACGTGATCACCCTGCACGACGTCGCACGTCAGGACGGCGAGCCGTTCGTCGTGATGGAGCTGCTGCCCTCGCACAGCCTGGCCGAGCTGATCCGCGAGCACGGCCCGCTGTCGGTCGAACAGGCCGCTGCGGTGGGCGACGCGGTCGCGGCGGCGCTCGGGGCCGCGCACAACGCGGGCATCACGCACCGTGACGTGAAGCCCGGCAACGTCCTGGTCGCGGAGGACGGGCGGATCAAGCTCACCGACTTCGGCATCGCGCGCAACGTGTCCGACGCGTCGATGACCCGCACCGGGATGACCCTGGGTTCGCCGGCGTACATCGCCCCCGAGGTGGCTTCCGGCAAGACGGTCACCCCGGCTGCGGACCTGTGGGGGCTGGGCGCCACGTTGTTCTGCGCGGTCGAGGGGCATCCGCCCTACGACGCGGACGGCGACCCGCTGGAGACGATCGGGAAGGTCGTCAAGGGTGAGGTGCCGCGGCCGTCGCCCGGGCCGCTCGCGCCGCTGATCAGCGCGCTGATGGCGAAGGAGCCGCGGGACCGGATGCCGCTGCGGCAGGTGCGTCGCGAGCTGTACCCGATCCTGGCGAAGGCACCGCGCGTGCTGTTCGGACCGGAGATGTTCGCCGCGGCGAGCGGCACGCGCGAGGAGGCCACCGACACGCGGGAGATCTCGGCCCGGCCGGCGCCGCACGAGGACGTGGCGGAGGCGAGCGGCGAGCTGGCGCCCGATCCGGGTCCGCTGCCGTTCGCGGCCGAGTCCAGCGCCGAGCTGGCGGCCGACCCCGGTCCCCTGCCGTTCGGGCCCGTGCGGCCGGGCGGTACGCCGTCGTCCGCCCCCGGCCCGCTCCCGTCCGCCGTGGTCCGGACCGCCGGGTCGGGCACGGTGGCCGCCGGTCCGGTCGCGCCGGACGCGCCCGCGTCCGGGCGGAGCACGGCGGCGACGGTGACGCTGGTCGTGGTGTCGATCGTGGTGTTCCTGGCCGCCGCGTTCGGGGGGTTCGTCGCGGCGCGGGTGATCGGTGGGCAGCCGGTGGCGCCGCCGTCGCGGGAGGAGACGACCGCGCCGTCGGTACCGCAGCCCACGGTGTTCGAGCGCCGCACGGGTGAGGCGTCGAGCGTGAAGGGCGCCCAGGACGGCACGTTCACGGTCGACGTGCCGGCCGACTGGACGCGGTTCACCAGCTCCCAGGCCGGCGACGGCCTGCCGTTGTCGACGCTGGTGCAGTTCGTGTCGGCGGACGGCTCGCAGATGCTCGCGGTGAACCACTTCCCGAAGTACTTCCCCGGCAACGACCTCGACGACTACGTGAAGGCGCTGGAGAACAGCCGTTCCGGCGGCGAGTTCCGCATGGTCAGCCAGGCGAAGCTGGCCGCGGAGGACGGCCTGGCGCTGATGTACCGGACGATCGACAGGGCGCCGTCGGGCTCGGTGAGCCGCACGACGTACGCCAAGGTCGTCCGCCGGGACTCGAGTCTGTGGGTGGTCAGCGTGACGGTGCCGACGGAACAGGAAGAAACGGCGAAGACCGCGCTCTACGACCGCATCCTGCCGACCTTCACGGCCACCGGCTAG
- a CDS encoding phospho-sugar mutase, whose translation MTEARLTPELRDRAIRWIADDVDPAARQELQALLAAAMNGAPDAVTDLADRMAGPLEFGTAGLRGPVRAGPNGMNTAVVVRTTAGVASWLAAHGKACGTVVVGRDARHGSEDFAAAAAEVLHATGFDVRVLPRPLPTPVLAFATKHLGAVAGIQITASHNPPADNGYKLYDDSAIQIVPPADAEIEAAIAAAPGAFSVMRTPGATVLGEDVLDEYLYRVSQVPRSSARGLRVAATALHGVGAEVLRDALARAGFHDVHLVAEQSDPDPDFPTVSFPNPEEPGATDLLLALAAEVGADLAVALDPDADRCAIGVPGPAGAWRMLRGDETGVLLGDYVLSTTTNPNPLVATTIVSASMLGGIARAHGARYAETLTGFKWLTRAGEGLVFAYEEALGLCVNPDFVRDKDGVAAAALACDLAAKLKAEGRSLLDELDRLAVAHGVHVTDQVSLRVTDLSVRGRVMARLRESRPADLAGVAVSTEDLLPETDALRISGGGVRVVIRPSGTEPKLKCYLQVVREVPDAGSLGAVRAEATATMAALRRDVEALLA comes from the coding sequence ATGACCGAGGCCCGCCTGACGCCCGAGCTGCGGGACCGCGCGATCCGCTGGATAGCCGACGACGTCGACCCGGCCGCGCGCCAGGAGTTGCAGGCCCTGCTCGCCGCCGCGATGAACGGCGCCCCGGACGCGGTGACCGATCTCGCCGACCGGATGGCGGGTCCGCTCGAGTTCGGCACGGCCGGGCTGCGCGGCCCGGTCCGCGCCGGGCCCAACGGCATGAACACGGCGGTCGTCGTGCGCACGACGGCCGGGGTCGCGAGCTGGCTGGCCGCGCACGGCAAGGCCTGCGGGACGGTGGTCGTGGGGCGGGACGCCCGGCACGGCTCGGAGGACTTCGCCGCCGCCGCGGCCGAGGTTCTGCACGCGACCGGGTTCGACGTGCGGGTCCTGCCCCGGCCGTTGCCGACACCGGTGCTGGCCTTCGCGACCAAGCACCTCGGCGCGGTGGCCGGCATCCAGATCACCGCGTCGCACAACCCGCCCGCCGACAACGGGTACAAGCTCTACGACGACAGCGCGATCCAGATCGTGCCGCCCGCCGACGCCGAGATCGAGGCCGCGATCGCCGCGGCCCCGGGTGCGTTCAGCGTGATGCGCACGCCCGGCGCGACGGTGCTCGGCGAGGACGTCCTCGACGAGTACCTGTACCGGGTGTCGCAGGTGCCGCGGTCGAGCGCGCGCGGCCTGCGGGTGGCCGCGACGGCGCTGCACGGGGTGGGTGCCGAGGTGCTGCGGGACGCGCTGGCGCGGGCCGGGTTCCACGATGTCCACCTGGTGGCCGAACAGTCCGATCCCGATCCCGACTTCCCGACGGTGTCGTTCCCCAACCCGGAGGAGCCCGGCGCCACGGACCTGCTGCTGGCGCTGGCCGCGGAGGTGGGCGCCGACCTCGCCGTCGCGCTGGACCCGGACGCCGACCGCTGCGCCATCGGGGTGCCCGGACCGGCCGGCGCGTGGCGGATGCTGCGCGGGGACGAGACCGGGGTGTTGCTGGGTGACTACGTGCTGTCGACGACCACCAACCCGAACCCGCTCGTGGCCACGACGATCGTGTCCGCGTCGATGCTCGGTGGCATCGCGCGGGCGCACGGCGCCCGGTACGCCGAGACGCTGACCGGGTTCAAGTGGCTGACCCGGGCCGGTGAAGGGCTGGTGTTCGCGTACGAAGAGGCCCTGGGCCTGTGTGTGAACCCGGATTTCGTGCGGGACAAGGACGGTGTCGCCGCGGCGGCGCTCGCGTGTGACCTGGCGGCGAAGCTGAAGGCCGAGGGCCGGTCGCTGCTGGACGAGCTGGACCGGCTCGCGGTGGCGCACGGGGTGCACGTGACCGATCAGGTTTCGTTGCGGGTGACGGACCTGTCGGTGCGGGGCCGCGTGATGGCGCGCCTGCGTGAGTCGCGGCCGGCCGATCTGGCCGGTGTCGCGGTGAGCACCGAGGACCTGCTGCCGGAGACCGATGCTCTGCGGATCTCCGGTGGCGGTGTGCGGGTGGTGATCCGGCCGTCGGGGACCGAACCGAAGTTGAAGTGCTACCTGCAGGTGGTGCGCGAGGTTCCGGACGCCGGCTCGCTCGGCGCGGTCCGCGCGGAGGCGACGGCGACGATGGCGGCGTTGCGCCGGGATGTGGAGGCTCTGCTGGCCTGA
- a CDS encoding purine-nucleoside phosphorylase, with the protein MTEKDVAAAAAATIAERTGFAKHDIAVVLGSGWRPAADVIGEPEAEIPLGELPGFETPTAVGHGGTVRSVDVDGKRALVLLGRTHLYEGKGVSRVVHNVRTAAAAGVKSVLLTNAAGGLREDYQVGQPVLICDHLNMTATSPITGANFVDLVDLYSHRLRDLAREIDPSLSEGVYAGLPGPHFETPAEIRMLRTLGADLVGMSTVLEAIAARAAGVEVFGLSLVTNLAAGMTGEPLSHQEVLEAGRASAEKMGTLLRELVARA; encoded by the coding sequence ATGACCGAAAAAGACGTGGCCGCGGCTGCGGCGGCCACCATCGCCGAGCGCACCGGGTTCGCCAAACACGACATCGCCGTGGTGCTCGGTTCGGGCTGGCGTCCGGCGGCGGACGTGATCGGCGAGCCGGAGGCGGAGATCCCGCTCGGCGAGCTGCCCGGATTCGAGACCCCGACCGCGGTGGGGCACGGCGGTACGGTCCGCTCGGTGGACGTGGACGGCAAGCGCGCGCTGGTGCTGCTCGGCCGCACCCACCTGTACGAGGGCAAGGGCGTGAGCCGCGTCGTGCACAACGTGCGCACCGCCGCCGCGGCGGGCGTGAAGTCCGTCCTGCTCACCAACGCCGCCGGTGGGCTGCGCGAGGACTACCAGGTCGGCCAGCCCGTGCTCATCTGCGACCACCTCAACATGACGGCGACGTCGCCGATCACCGGCGCGAACTTCGTCGACCTCGTCGACCTGTACTCGCACCGCCTGCGCGACCTCGCTCGCGAGATCGACCCGAGCCTGTCCGAGGGCGTGTACGCCGGCCTGCCCGGCCCGCACTTCGAGACGCCCGCCGAGATCCGCATGCTGCGCACGCTCGGCGCGGACCTGGTCGGCATGTCCACCGTGCTGGAGGCCATCGCCGCGCGCGCCGCCGGCGTCGAGGTCTTCGGCCTGTCCCTGGTCACCAACCTGGCCGCCGGGATGACCGGCGAACCGCTGAGCCACCAGGAGGTCCTGGAGGCGGGCCGCGCGTCGGCCGAGAAGATGGGCACCCTGCTGCGCGAGCTCGTGGCGCGCGCATGA